A genomic window from Ascaphus truei isolate aAscTru1 chromosome 1, aAscTru1.hap1, whole genome shotgun sequence includes:
- the LOC142468254 gene encoding uncharacterized protein LOC142468254, translating to MNPYSGTYGNVIPQIIPTGKKSYNCSECGKSFSNKAHLVRHQIIHTEVRPYNCSECGKSFSRKSVLVAHHTIHTGVRPYNCSECGKSFSKKSHLVIHQRMHTGVRPYNCSECGKSFSRKSELVIHQRIHTGVKPYNCSECGKSFSQKSSLVRHQRIHTGEKTYNCSECGKSFSRKSDLVPHQRIHTGVKPYNCSECGKRFSQKSSLVTHQRIHTDERPYNCSECGKSFSHKSHLISRDLGLLCGGCRTVATLDSFPPSLPACT from the coding sequence ATGAACCCCTACAGTGGGACATACGGTAATGTTATACCGCAAATAATCCCCACAGGGAAGaaatcctataactgctctgaatgtgggaaaagcttcagtaacAAAGCGCATCTTGTTAGACACCAAATAATCCACACAGAggtgagaccctataactgctctgaatgtgggaaaagcttcagtcggaaATCAGTTCTTGTTGCACACCAcacaatccacacaggggtgagaccctataactgctctgaatgtgggaaaagcttcagtaagAAATCGCATCTTGTTATACACCAAAGAATgcacacaggggtgagaccctataactgctctgaatgtgggaaaagcttcagtcggaaATCAGAACTTGTTATACATCAAAGAATCCATacaggggtgaagccttataactgctctgaatgtgggaaaagcttcagtcagaaatcaagtcttgttagacaccaaagaatccacaccgGGGAGAAaacctataactgctctgaatgtgggaaaagcttcagtcggaaATCAGATCTTGTTCCACACCAAAggatccacacaggggtgaagccttataactgctctgaatgtgggaaacgcTTCAGTCAGAAATCcagtcttgttacacaccaaagaatccacacagatgagagaccctataactgctctgaatgtgggaaaagcttcagtcataAATCACATCTTATCTCGCGAGATCTCGGACTTCTCTGCGGTGGATGCCGAACAGTCGCGACTTTGGActccttccccccatctctccccgcTTGTACATAG